A window of the Listeria swaminathanii genome harbors these coding sequences:
- a CDS encoding alkaline phosphatase family protein: MEKHLFVISLDALGALDLQDTADLPVLRELIETGTHIQEVETIYPSLTYPAHTSIITGHYPATHGIVNNTKIQPEKDSPDWYWYKKAIQVPTLYDLAKEKGMTTAAFLWPVAAKSGIDYNIAEIFPNRFWLTQMMVSLHASSPLFLIDMDRKFGHLRKGINQPDLDIFLTASVVDTIKTKKPTLLLTHLVDMDSMRHQHGVHSPEAKAALKRHDNRLADIIKATKDAGIYEDTVFAILGDHYQIDVTHAIRLNVLFAEKGWATVVEDKITEWEVYAKSCDGSCYIYTKNDLHTQEIQHLLQNMTEIEEVLTTEEITRRGADNKAAFMVEGKSGYYFMDDLYGPLYEEVTEELLGKPGYYKAVHGYSPNKPDYKTTIIFNGPGIKKREKITSAHLVDEAPTFAKILGLQFPSTAGTVIEALFE, translated from the coding sequence ATGGAAAAACATCTTTTTGTGATTTCATTAGATGCACTTGGGGCGCTCGATTTACAAGACACAGCTGATTTACCAGTTTTACGCGAGTTAATTGAAACAGGGACCCATATTCAGGAAGTAGAAACGATTTATCCATCATTAACTTATCCAGCGCATACGAGTATTATCACCGGCCATTATCCCGCAACGCATGGTATCGTTAATAATACAAAAATCCAGCCAGAAAAAGATTCTCCTGATTGGTATTGGTATAAAAAAGCGATTCAAGTACCAACGCTTTATGATTTAGCAAAAGAAAAAGGAATGACAACTGCAGCATTTTTATGGCCCGTTGCCGCAAAAAGTGGGATTGATTATAATATTGCCGAAATTTTCCCAAATCGCTTTTGGTTAACGCAAATGATGGTATCACTGCATGCGAGTTCGCCGTTATTTTTAATCGATATGGACCGGAAATTTGGCCATTTACGCAAAGGGATAAATCAGCCAGATCTTGATATATTTTTGACAGCCAGTGTAGTTGATACGATTAAAACGAAAAAACCAACCTTACTATTAACACATTTGGTTGATATGGATAGTATGCGGCATCAACACGGAGTCCATTCACCAGAAGCAAAAGCAGCGTTAAAAAGGCATGATAACCGCTTAGCTGATATTATCAAAGCGACAAAAGACGCCGGAATCTACGAAGATACTGTTTTCGCTATTCTCGGGGATCATTATCAGATCGATGTGACCCACGCCATCCGCTTAAATGTCCTTTTTGCTGAAAAAGGGTGGGCAACCGTTGTGGAAGATAAGATTACCGAATGGGAAGTATACGCCAAAAGCTGTGATGGCTCATGTTATATCTATACAAAAAATGATCTACATACGCAAGAAATCCAGCATTTGCTTCAAAACATGACCGAAATAGAAGAAGTTTTAACAACGGAGGAAATTACTCGTCGTGGCGCAGATAACAAGGCTGCTTTTATGGTGGAAGGGAAGTCTGGATACTACTTTATGGACGATTTATATGGTCCGTTATACGAAGAAGTGACCGAGGAACTACTTGGCAAACCCGGCTATTATAAGGCTGTCCACGGTTACTCACCTAATAAACCAGATTACAAGACGACGATTATTTTCAACGGACCAGGTATTAAAAAGAGAGAAAAAATTACAAGCGCGCATTTAGTTGATGAAGCTCCTACATTTGCCAAGATTTTAGGGTTACAATTTCCTAGTACTGCTGGCACAGTGATAGAAGCGCTATTCGAATAG